Part of the Anopheles coluzzii chromosome 3, AcolN3, whole genome shotgun sequence genome is shown below.
GCAATCTTTTACGGTGTATGTGTCCGCCCGGCTACAGTACACAAAGTGTCGGCATGAAGTTCAACAACACCAGAATAAACATGTCAGCGGGTCGATTTGAGGGAGCGACTAAACTTTACGCCTACcacaaaacagcagcagggcCGTACGAAAACGGGCGGTAGAACACTGTTACTGTGTGGTCTGAAAGCGTGAAAATTGGGTCAAATTTTAATGTACACCAGATGGCTTGGGGTCCAGCTTTGAATGAATATGAATTAGggtaattttaaatttattttgtatgtgtTGTTAGATTTTAACGTTAATTATTCAACACAGTGAAGGCTCTCTAAGGAGAGTCTCGAATGAATCTGTAGCTTGGAGAGATATTCTTAGATTTTGAGGTTCGATATCGAGTCGATCTGATACGAAGATCTATCTAGGGATTCTAAACGAAATTGCGTTTGTTTTGGAGATAAATGCGTCGgcttaaatatttaaacactTGTTAAATAAACCATCTTCTAGCTTAtgcatttttataaaaaaatacatacttCAAAATATTACTTGCTTAAGATTACATTAAAATAAGTACCCTTATTTTAGTTCTTAATTCATTTCCGAAAAGTTCCTGTGGTTATCATGCGATTTCTGTATCTTCTTTtactatttggcgtaacgtcctacgcggacacgCTGACCTATACAGGTTTTCGAAAAAGGTGTGGTTAGTAATTGAATTAATCAACAAAAGCGACAAAACTGTATGTAGAATGATGCAATACTTGTTGAAGATACTGTACAAAACAGAGACTTCACTGTATATTAATCAACAGAGCTCTATTTCTAATGACAAGTGACTCCAAAACGGCTCACATACACGCCTCAATTTCCACACAACTCGTCGCTCGTCTTTGTTAGATTTATAAATAGCTCCCTGTTCCACCAGCGTTGACCAACACCAATGGtagattttccatttttcatcctTAAATTTCTGGCCAAAAGAAAACCCTCCTGGCCGTGCTAAATGGGTCAATGCAAAGTGTCtgtttttccattcatttTCTGAGAAATTTCAAAAAACCACACTGCCCGAAAACAGATCGAACGCGATGCCAGGAGGCGTTTTCGCGTTGCTGTGTTGGTTTATGCGTTTGTGGCAAAGCGCGCACATGCGGCGTATAAATAAACGAACCGCTGTTTATGTTGATCTcatcttccctttttttcaaatgcGTGTGCTTgccattttttaaaacattattttctactgttttctttttctttttctttttttttcattgaaacAGCTACGGTGGACCCCCGCAGTCGACGATCGGCAACTCGGCCCGCCGGATACAGGCACAGCTGCCGGCGGAACCGCCGGCCTGCGTACAGAATGCGATGATGCGGCGGGACAAGCAGCCGTTCACCTACACACCGGGCGGCATCGATCTGTCCCAGATCAAATCGCCCCGCATGGCGAAGCGGATATCGCGCAACGCCAACTCGGAAGGTGTCACCGGCCAGCCCAAAGTGTCGCCATTGGCACAGGTAATGGATGGTCGTCTGCGGAATGTCTGCAGAATAATCATGTAACGCGTCCGCCTTCCCACAGAACAATGGCTCcagctacagcagcaatggcactagcagcagcaacggcaacaCCAGCTCCGTCTCACCGGCGGCAACGCTCGGTGCGGCGGCCATGGGTATGCCGTTTCAGGTATTTCCTACGGGACCACCGGCAcctccgccaccgccaccgccaacgGGCCGCGTACTGCCCTCGAACGGTGGCAATCGATCGAtcccgccaccaccaccgccgcccggTCCGGCCCAGCCCACCGCCAGCAGCTCGGACGCTCGCAAATCCCCCCGACCACAGAGCTTCGAGCCGCCGCCGATGGGCATGCGGCCGGAAATAAAGATCCCCCCGAACCCGATGGCCGCGTTGCGCAAAGCGCCACGACCCCAGCCGAAGAATGACTTCTGGATCGAGGAGTACCGGCGGGAGAAGCAGCAGGACGAGCGGCCGCAACAGATTCCACGGCCCGTTCCGCCCAGCTACAGCTACACCAACCGAGATCTGGACGACGAAGGTAAACGGCACGCGATCCTCGCTCATGATCTTCAACTTTTCCTTCTCCAAGTAGAAAGCATCActttgagtgtttttgttactaaccggtttgttttttgttgcaccaTTCTTTGGTTGCGCCATTTTGTACAATCGCTATCATTCCAGTTGctaaaaacacattcaatCGCACCGACGAGCTCACGGTCCGCGGGGACCACCCATTggcacagcaccaccaccgctcaCCCAGCCCATCCAATCTAACTGTACCGCACGAGAGCGGGTCGCGCGGCTCATCGTCGATCAAAACGCCGCCCGTGTACGGGCAGAGTCCGGTGCCGGCCAACCTTCCACCACCGATCACCCCGACCAAAGTGTCCGCCCATCCGCCCGCCACCAAAGactcgccaccaccaccaccaccacccgttCGCCCCAAACCATCCCTTTCGCCTGTGTCCACGAGTAATCAGTACAGTGGCAGTACCACATCAACACCACTACACCAGCCGGGGGGCGGCAGCGCTGGCAAGGAACAGACGGCAGGCGTCAAGGCCGCAGCTGCgcctccaccgccgccaccaccaccacatgcATCATCCGCATCATCGTCACACAAAGACACAGCTCAGTCGTCCGGTGTGTCCCCATCCGTGTCATCCGCCTCATCCTCCGGCTCCCCTAATCAGTCCCCAACATCGGCCAAACCGACTAGCACGCAGCGGCCGGCGGCACAGGCCCTTGGCTCGCTCTACATACCGCCCATACACGAGGTGTTTGCCAATAGTAAGCAAAGTCTCTTAACCCAAGCGAGTCCGCCATGGATGTCGTCCCGGCACAATAGCCTCAAGGAGCAGCCCGAATGGGTACACAAGGACGAGCAGGACTCGACCACCAACACGAACGCCACTCAGTCACCGGAACAGTCGGTCGAACAGGAGCAGTCATCGAAACCACCGGCCTCATCTACATCCGGGTCGCCGCGGGCGCCCAGTGTCGCGAAGGAGAGTGTCGCCGCCACTAGTAAACCGGTTGATTCTATCGTCACAGCACCGACCGCGGTGTCGGCTAGGCAGGCCGTACCGTCGCAACCGCTCACACCGAACAGCAACCGCTCGGCAGCACCGGCGGCCGATGTGTCCAACCCGGTCCAGCACCAGCAGACTGGTACGGCGtcggggcagcagcagcaacagcagtacggaagccagcagcagcagcagcagcagcaaacgggtCGGGCCACCGGGGGCCTCCCAGCAGCGGGTACCGTGTCCAGCACGGTTACCATGCCCGTGAACCGTGGCTATCCACAGCAAGCACCAGTGTACGCGCAGGCACAACCCGTGTACTCCACTCAGTCGCCGGCAGGAACGCAAAAGGTAGGTGAAGATATTCAATTTAGGGAAAATTGCAATAAAGCTGTTAGGGAAAGAGTTACAATATGCACAAGAGCCATTTTTGAATTACGAAACATACGATTTGATCATATTGGACCCCTTTCAAGGATTTTGGATAAATTTTAGTCTTGTCTATCCTTGCATACTGCATGGGAATATCCACCCAAATACCAGTTTTATGGAGTCAGTGAAAGAATGGGCAATACCACTTGCTAAAAGAACTGGCTAAGACTTCAAACTGATTCATGGTTGTGAGACGCTTCCTTGATAATTTTTTATGGGAAGTGAATTTATGAAATATGTCATATATCATATGACATAttatggaaattggactctatggcaccctatTTGGTCAGGCTCCTTCGAAATtactattggatttgtccaacaatcgtgccatagagtccaattcccatcacaaaaagttcatttcacgtaagaaggagtcaataaagtgtcccacagctatgagaactcctgtcAAATCCTGTATTCCTGCTTTGAACAAGAATATTACACAAATGGGAAACCTGGAGAGATAGACGCAATAAGGGTAGAGATGGGTACAATTGGCAAAAATCCATACTCAATTCCGATCTGACTCCAACGGTTTcggaaccaactccggaatgTAGGACCGACCTCCATTACCCGGAGCTGCCCGGAGTTGTCCGAGGTCGAAGATAGAatcggagttggagtcatctGGACTCGGAGTCGGTCGGAATCGGAGTTCAACTGAGTTGACTGGAGTCGGAATCCAgacaactccgactccagacAGCTCCGACTCCGTCCTTCATAGCTAAATTTTTGCGGTCCCAATGTACAGTCGTCAACCCgcacgacttaataacatggcCATCATGGGCTCAAATCTCTTATGAACCGTCCTCCCGTAGCAAGAATCGACTCTCCGGCATTGTGGGAATGAATACAGGCTCGAAAGCGTGTATGGACTTACATGTCCCTgtaggacgtttacgccaaatagaagaagaagttaaaTTTCGAACGGATGAATATATaactatgtgtgtgtctgtattaCGTTAAGTTGAGTAAAACTGTATAGCTCTAAGTGGCAGCATCTTCTATCATATGTAAGTGAGCATCTGAAGGATGATCTAGATATGATTCGAATTACATTTGATCTTAAAGAAGTCTACCAAATTATCATTCATTACATCACTTTAACTCTCATACAAAGTACTTCTAGAACACGATTTATTCTATGAATCTTCATTGTGCTTCTTCCCCGCAGGAACGTATCATACCGATACAGATCGAAAAGTCTCCGGTACAGGCGCCCGTCACTGCTCCGACGTTTGCACCGCCGCCCTACTACAGCCCCAGCGCTCAGTACGGTCCGGCCAGCGCGCAGAGCAGCATGCAGTCCCCGATCGCGGTCGGATTTGCGACCCCGCACAGTGGTAACGACAGTGACGATTGATTCGCCTTCTCGCTCTCCTACTCGTACGCTAACTCGACCCCTTTTGATTCCGATTTTCACGCAGGATTCACAACACCAACCGCCATGTTTACCAATCCGAACCATTTCGTGAACCAAGGCTACAACAACATCAGCTACCCGCCGACGCCGACCGGGCAGCCTCATCCGCACtaccagcaccatcagcactATGCGCCACCACAAACGCCACCGATGCATCATCCGATGCATCCGCaggcccagcagcagcgcatGCAGCAGTCCACACCGACCCAGCAGGGCCAGCAGGTGACAAATGTGCGCATCGTACCGATCAAGGTGGAAAGCGGTAGCGACCACACCACTGTCCGCGGACCACTGTCCAACACGCCGGCCATCATTCAAAGGTAATTAGCCGGTACACTTCCTCCTAGTAGCGGTCGTGTTGCAGGGAACATACTGGCAAATTCTAAATAACCAACGGCAAGCGtgttttatgcaaattactctctatctctctcgctctcttctaCTACTAAAATAAGTCTTTTgattcctcttcttctttgtctttctattccttttgtttttttttttctacggCGTGTGCAAATTTCTATTCCCCAAAATGTGATTATTTCTTGCGTGTGTATTTGCGTATGATTTTGTAACCTACCGTATGCCGTACGCATAAACGTCTGCTCACTGCACCGGCAAAtgcgcaacaacaacgaccacaacaaccaccaccaccaccaccaaaaaccTCTCAATAAAACGACCCCTAATCCGAGTGCTGCCCTTCGTCTACCAAAAACCGCCCTCCGCTCCTCCCCTCTTCCCCTCCGCGTGCTGTTCGGGCGTGATGCTGCTCAATGGTGCGATGCAGTGGCGATCGTAGCTACGTCATTCACGATATCCCGCTAGAGGCTAAGCTTCGCTTTCTTAAAAATAGACTCAGGTACAGGAGCACGACACGCACCAGCGTGATTCGAATGCATGGCAAAGAAGCGCGCCCGCCAATGTTGGCCGTCATAAagagtgtgtttttgcaattttcgCAATTTTACGTGACGGTGGCAGCGGCTGCATACGCGGCGCAAACGTTTTGCAAAGCGAGTGTGAAACATCGTTACTTGTTTCTAAATCCGTTTtgcagaaaaaacacaccTTTTTCACAGTTCTGCAAAACTGTTTCCCCCTTCATCTTTGCTATGCTGGTTTGgtttattgttttcgttttaaacattgttccatttttgttttcgctcgaTTGTGTTTcctgttgtgtgttttgtaataTTTCGGATTTACTTGTTGCATGCGCTAAGAAGCATGGCTCAAACAGTTCCAGTTGGCATGGAGGAATTGTTACATTGAATGTGTTACGTTTGGCCTTAGTCCTTGGACTAATACAAGGCTTTTCACTGTTTATCACAAAAGcaggattaaaaaaaaacggtgtaaTCACATTGAGTCCTTATTTATTTGACCAATTTCATTCGTCTGACCCTCATCGTAATAACATCTCACAGTCAATGTTGTCTCCCAGCTGCTCAACCATTATATAATTGAAGGCAGCGCTAAAACCACTGGGAAATACAGATGAAAAACGACGGAAAACCCCGCCAACCATATCAAATGACGGCACATGGTGGTCACTCAGAAAGGATGGGAAATAGACGCCATTAAACCTGTTACCTAACCTCTCGCCCGTGGGgaagtgttttatttatatgtAAATGTGCattatgtgttttgtttttactgtttCGTCGGTTATTTGATGATTTTAATTTGACCAGACACTTCGTCTCCGTACTGAGCTGTTTACAATCGACGATTGTTTCGGTGTAGATCTTAGCGATTCTTTTGAGAAGATTCTTTATGTGTCATCGGAAATCATTACAACTGATTAGTTCAATAATGCACATTTTTCAgctatttttatatttgtCTATATATTATATGTCTATTTTATATATCTTTGAAGAGTTTTGAATCACAATAGATAACATATTAAACGATGTAGAAGAGTCATTATCATCGTATTCTAATATCAGAAGACTCATTGTAAGGATGCGTTCCATAAGTGATACAACTAGGTCCAATAACTAGGCTCTTTGTGACGTGATGTCATAATTTGTAGTTCATGAAGTTCAAgacagaaaattaaaaaagtatGTCAATTGTATCCCTAGTCAAGGAGATAATCCCTGAAGGCTTTAAGAACACATTAATCGTCGTTAAACGTTcttaattgtttgttttgctatcgTTTTTATAAATCAATGTTGAAACGGTTTTTGTTGATTATATTTCTGTTTTTGCGTTATACTATCACTCGTTTGCGCCTGGATTATTACTTCAATTACGTTACTGATCGTTCATTTTACAAACTATTCTTAAATGTGTTCGTCTCTAACACCGTCACTCTTTGCTCTCCTTCCAGCGATCctcgaagcagcagcaacgctcAGTCATGGAATGGCAACAATGCACCGAACCAGTCGCGTTCGTTCCGGGTGCTGCAGCAAATCACGGACACGCTGGACGAAGCCGAGGCCGAAAAGAATGCCAAGGAACAGTCTAATAATCAGAGCGATCAAGCCGACGGTGCCAAGCAGCAGTACAGTCGCTCGACCGCTCAACAGCAAGATGCAGCCGAAGGACAGCTGCGTCGATTACAGCTCAGCAACGAAGATAAAGCGTTGATGAATAGAGTAAAAAATCAAGGTAAGTACAGCTGCGGGAGCACACGCGTCCCGCGGTGCCGTCGATGCTAACCACCACGTTGTGGCGATGTTATAACATTTCGTGTACTTTCATTTATGATTTCGTCGTGTCGTGTATGGCTGTGTGTTGCACTTTCCTGTGTCTtgctcgctctccctctctccacCAGTCGACGGAGAGGTGTATTTCCATAACGAAGAAGATCCACGCTATCGCGGTGCCGCCATACCGTCCAAAGCGTTCAGGTATCTGCAGAACATGACCGACAGTGGTCAGGCTGCGAACCAAAGCAACAACGGTACGGATGAGATGTGTCctccttgtttttgtttgtttgtttgtacattGTAGTTTATTTGATGCGCATTGgcgaatgttttgtttagcttttGTGCAAGTGCGCTTAAGTAGAGCTGGTTTATGTTGTTTAGTTTtctgtgtttccttttttgttttgtttaccgtTTATTGTAGGTTTATGTTTGTAGATATTTTATTCTTAttcctttttatttatattttgtaaatattttttttggtgtttggagttttaaatttaaattacgaTGTTTTGTTTACTCTTATTTACTCATCTGCTCGTGTTATTTGATATCAATGCTAATTGAAGTCCGTTTGTCTGCAGGCTCTGGAAATCGTGCGCAACAGATGTTCAACAAAGCAAACTACAACGATTCAGGTAAGATTAACTGAAACAACAGTATGTGTGTCTCGCTTGTAACACTATCTCACTTGTAATGAATTTCTACAGATGGAGATACGCAACAATCGCAGCAGTACGTGCCGCCGAGCGAACAGAAGGTGGAGGAACCAAAGAAGTACACCGGCGGTTCCATCCCGAGCCGCTCGTTCAAGATGCTCCAGGCAATGACGGACGCACCAGGTAAGTGATACCAGTTCTTGCGATACTTTTACTACTATTTCATATACTGAGTAAAATATGAGGCTTTGGAacgcaagtgtgtgtgtgtgtggccctGCCAAACTCCAAAAAGGTTCAATCTCGTGCCCAGTTCCGGTCCACATCAAGGGATCACACGCGCACGACACACACTGCATAGCCATCTTCAATAGGAATAATCCCATCTCCAAGGAACTTTAATCTGACataactgatttttttttctttaattcaaCTTCATTAACTTGGTGTggcctcttttttttctctttaaacaaaacaaacacctcCCAGACCCATCTTTCTATTCGGTGTTGTTTGATCATTAAATTGCAAAGAACCCCGCCATGCTCTTCTCAACCAATTCTCAAAACTTACACACAGTAACCAAGCGCACGTCCTTCCGGGAGTGTGCATTTTCGTTCTTCATCTTGCTCGTGGTTAGGTCTTGACTGAGACATTTCGGCATGTTGCAAGAGACGATTCCTTtgtccccctttttttctttatttcgatCTCTGATCTTCCGTACCCAGTTCGATCCCCTTCCACCCTCCTCTGATCCACCCCATCGATGATGATTGATCAATTTAGCATTTAAGCTTGTGTTGAAACTAGTGACGATTGCGACTGTTGTTGTGCTTGGCGGCCGTCCCAGATGCCGAAGATCTCGAAATTTACATTGGAGATAAACCGCATTTTGAATGATCTACTCAAAACTGTACCCATGAACGAGATCGTTTgggcttgatggaatgtcgagTCACCGCAGGCACCAACAAGTCGTCCTGCTCGGGGAAGTAGTCTGATGTGATGTGTTTGAATTTCTGAAGAAGAGATCTACAGTGAAGTTGTGTGTTGGGTCGTGATCACAGTGCAAGGTATAGACTATTCTATTCCTGGATTGGATTCAGACCGAAAAAAGTCCCGAAGCGCATTGCTCAATGCATTCACAATTCATTCATCATAATgttctgtctctctttctctctcttctctctctctcttttctttctttcattttgcCAATTTTTCCAACAGCCGATCCAAATTCCTCCGACAGTGAGGGCTGCCCTAGTGTAAAGCTGCCGCACGGCAGTGGCACAGACATTCGATACTCTCCCTATCCCTATCCTCCGCAACCCTACTACTGCTGTCCTAATCCCAATTGGCATTACTACGATCCCACCACTAACCCCCAGTACTATCCCCCGCATCATCCACCACCACATCCACCCCCGCATGCCCCCGGGTACTACTACCCCCCTTTACCACCGCCCCCGCCCGGTCATTACGATCGGGGTGGCGGCTTTTACGGTGGATACATGTCACCGCACCACTTTTACTACGCACCGGAGCCCTGCTCTCCGTGCACACCGCCCCCGTACTATCAGCTTGGCCAGCCGCAGACCGCGTACTGTGAGCCACTGCCAAGCGAGGCGATCCACACGTACGTGATCACGACGCCCCCGCCGCGTATCGTTGTCACGCCAACGCCGGACGACTCCTGTTCGGACAGCGAGCTCCAGGCGATCAAGGAGCAGCTGGGCGAGCTGCGCGATGTACCGAGCGAGTTCGGCGGAGTCGAACCGGCCGATTACGGTGGCCCCATTCCGTTGGTGCGCTCGCAGTCCAGCCTGAAGCGGCTGTCGGAGCGGTTGAACAATTTTAACAATGGCGACGGCCAGGACGGTGGCTCCGCAAAGTCTTCTGTGCGCTGTTCGCCCTGTAGCCCGCTGAACGAGCGGTACCGTACGTACGAGGAGAGCACGT
Proteins encoded:
- the LOC120960230 gene encoding uncharacterized protein LOC120960230 isoform X1; the protein is MATITTITKSGPGPAPAVPTTPQFKSHVYSKYRELLGSYNGKANEILQTYPAYRVREDTGFGLGGENYGGPPQSTIGNSARRIQAQLPAEPPACVQNAMMRRDKQPFTYTPGGIDLSQIKSPRMAKRISRNANSEGVTGQPKVSPLAQNNGSSYSSNGTSSSNGNTSSVSPAATLGAAAMGMPFQVFPTGPPAPPPPPPPTGRVLPSNGGNRSIPPPPPPPGPAQPTASSSDARKSPRPQSFEPPPMGMRPEIKIPPNPMAALRKAPRPQPKNDFWIEEYRREKQQDERPQQIPRPVPPSYSYTNRDLDDEVAKNTFNRTDELTVRGDHPLAQHHHRSPSPSNLTVPHESGSRGSSSIKTPPVYGQSPVPANLPPPITPTKVSAHPPATKDSPPPPPPPVRPKPSLSPVSTSNQYSGSTTSTPLHQPGGGSAGKEQTAGVKAAAAPPPPPPPPHASSASSSHKDTAQSSGVSPSVSSASSSGSPNQSPTSAKPTSTQRPAAQALGSLYIPPIHEVFANSKQSLLTQASPPWMSSRHNSLKEQPEWVHKDEQDSTTNTNATQSPEQSVEQEQSSKPPASSTSGSPRAPSVAKESVAATSKPVDSIVTAPTAVSARQAVPSQPLTPNSNRSAAPAADVSNPVQHQQTGTASGQQQQQQYGSQQQQQQQQTGRATGGLPAAGTVSSTVTMPVNRGYPQQAPVYAQAQPVYSTQSPAGTQKERIIPIQIEKSPVQAPVTAPTFAPPPYYSPSAQYGPASAQSSMQSPIAVGFATPHSGFTTPTAMFTNPNHFVNQGYNNISYPPTPTGQPHPHYQHHQHYAPPQTPPMHHPMHPQAQQQRMQQSTPTQQGQQVTNVRIVPIKVESGSDHTTVRGPLSNTPAIIQSGDRSYVIHDIPLEAKLRFLKNRLSDPRSSSNAQSWNGNNAPNQSRSFRVLQQITDTLDEAEAEKNAKEQSNNQSDQADGAKQQYSRSTAQQQDAAEGQLRRLQLSNEDKALMNRVKNQVDGEVYFHNEEDPRYRGAAIPSKAFRYLQNMTDSGQAANQSNNGSGNRAQQMFNKANYNDSDGDTQQSQQYVPPSEQKVEEPKKYTGGSIPSRSFKMLQAMTDAPADPNSSDSEGCPSVKLPHGSGTDIRYSPYPYPPQPYYCCPNPNWHYYDPTTNPQYYPPHHPPPHPPPHAPGYYYPPLPPPPPGHYDRGGGFYGGYMSPHHFYYAPEPCSPCTPPPYYQLGQPQTAYCEPLPSEAIHTYVITTPPPRIVVTPTPDDSCSDSELQAIKEQLGELRDVPSEFGGVEPADYGGPIPLVRSQSSLKRLSERLNNFNNGDGQDGGSAKSSVRCSPCSPLNERYRTYEESTSSVPSSQSEASDSEDEGAPRSKTVGSRTPVHGSGRVKDVKESVRGEKTPEKKGQEEKDEEEEEDDEEEEDDEEDEEESEDEETVGYERQNGDPQPVEEHLPHQLSVIFEEESVYGQSTVASRRTSVCSNSSTLSDCSSTLANELDDDRDENGQPSGNRTDDDIDRLDDTDMVDKSLVSVRLPLKLSFSKSPNNEDIATLVVGESEITDTKEKLGGSKRSEQAQEEDSGEESDTEEEEDSEEESEESSEEETETDGEEKANDEKKEIQVSASTEEQSNEADTDVTVTITIPSLSSKGKLNERDSSSRPDAAKDQVPVKTPFKIDYEEDSEVSVSVSLPLKPKGSSSSDIAKQSEQESSVKEETETADAAEEEEEVDFWSQIGDEDDYQRPVRSYSRDMWSSREFSVDRQSVWSQDAEEDGEGASTDFWSAENGPTEASDMWNFGKREPSLPSAVQESSGDVGKVEKEEDNSKDSLDYWQKENERLVKDLYERRASEVVVGSERGVASSGGIAKDENNNKACVAQQNNKTAQSDRKTEDHSAEEEDGSDSESDNDSEEYETSNTSKEDSEAEQDVGEAVPKQGEATKQLKEEVTQGMGGSTATVSNDATKDDTSAGMIDKMERDKKLSVKERISLFETQAVPSLEVVTPNGRGTASTPTIGSRLRPLSRQRQFCEESEAEDDSGVTSDMSKHISEVETDSECFPEMRKMTRYQRAATHSRLFKLLQDESNNGDSDEEEEEEQEQEKETCKDKGNKREQKHGKHATDVAPTHEPTGPKPVQSVTNGRKVASEENGSIQNGIAVEGRRDRLTLPISHQSSSGNDSLSSSTSSASPVSGTLHNEKLAEELVQSLLMKKKGRLFRNLPLEKLHAAALKILQEDLESNGTISSTEDNMVTVDSTPALTPQEFKSEYPTSYADYYDTWCSDSMQPNGCHSDTGSDCGMVKMFRTVPEHQLALGKKDSRMGSNGHWSPRCPRVFSNKSVPRLMGVREGAELVEQSRGSRPPSRASSNRSPFTVMMPGAGQPYGTASPMDECPSRSAANRQFKLQ
- the LOC120960230 gene encoding uncharacterized protein LOC120960230 isoform X2, whose protein sequence is MATITTITKSGPGPAPAVPTTPQFKSHVYSKYRELLGSYNGKANEILQTYPAYRVREDTGFGLGGENYGGPPQSTIGNSARRIQAQLPAEPPACVQNAMMRRDKQPFTYTPGGIDLSQIKSPRMAKRISRNANSEGVTGQPKVSPLAQNNGSSYSSNGTSSSNGNTSSVSPAATLGAAAMGMPFQVFPTGPPAPPPPPPPTGRVLPSNGGNRSIPPPPPPPGPAQPTASSSDARKSPRPQSFEPPPMGMRPEIKIPPNPMAALRKAPRPQPKNDFWIEEYRREKQQDERPQQIPRPVPPSYSYTNRDLDDEVAKNTFNRTDELTVRGDHPLAQHHHRSPSPSNLTVPHESGSRGSSSIKTPPVYGQSPVPANLPPPITPTKVSAHPPATKDSPPPPPPPVRPKPSLSPVSTSNQYSGSTTSTPLHQPGGGSAGKEQTAGVKAAAAPPPPPPPPHASSASSSHKDTAQSSGVSPSVSSASSSGSPNQSPTSAKPTSTQRPAAQALGSLYIPPIHEVFANSKQSLLTQASPPWMSSRHNSLKEQPEWVHKDEQDSTTNTNATQSPEQSVEQEQSSKPPASSTSGSPRAPSVAKESVAATSKPVDSIVTAPTAVSARQAVPSQPLTPNSNRSAAPAADVSNPVQHQQTGTASGQQQQQQYGSQQQQQQQQTGRATGGLPAAGTVSSTVTMPVNRGYPQQAPVYAQAQPVYSTQSPAGTQKERIIPIQIEKSPVQAPVTAPTFAPPPYYSPSAQYGPASAQSSMQSPIAVGFATPHSGFTTPTAMFTNPNHFVNQGYNNISYPPTPTGQPHPHYQHHQHYAPPQTPPMHHPMHPQAQQQRMQQSTPTQQGQQVTNVRIVPIKVESGSDHTTVRGPLSNTPAIIQSDPRSSSNAQSWNGNNAPNQSRSFRVLQQITDTLDEAEAEKNAKEQSNNQSDQADGAKQQYSRSTAQQQDAAEGQLRRLQLSNEDKALMNRVKNQVDGEVYFHNEEDPRYRGAAIPSKAFRYLQNMTDSGQAANQSNNGSGNRAQQMFNKANYNDSDGDTQQSQQYVPPSEQKVEEPKKYTGGSIPSRSFKMLQAMTDAPADPNSSDSEGCPSVKLPHGSGTDIRYSPYPYPPQPYYCCPNPNWHYYDPTTNPQYYPPHHPPPHPPPHAPGYYYPPLPPPPPGHYDRGGGFYGGYMSPHHFYYAPEPCSPCTPPPYYQLGQPQTAYCEPLPSEAIHTYVITTPPPRIVVTPTPDDSCSDSELQAIKEQLGELRDVPSEFGGVEPADYGGPIPLVRSQSSLKRLSERLNNFNNGDGQDGGSAKSSVRCSPCSPLNERYRTYEESTSSVPSSQSEASDSEDEGAPRSKTVGSRTPVHGSGRVKDVKESVRGEKTPEKKGQEEKDEEEEEDDEEEEDDEEDEEESEDEETVGYERQNGDPQPVEEHLPHQLSVIFEEESVYGQSTVASRRTSVCSNSSTLSDCSSTLANELDDDRDENGQPSGNRTDDDIDRLDDTDMVDKSLVSVRLPLKLSFSKSPNNEDIATLVVGESEITDTKEKLGGSKRSEQAQEEDSGEESDTEEEEDSEEESEESSEEETETDGEEKANDEKKEIQVSASTEEQSNEADTDVTVTITIPSLSSKGKLNERDSSSRPDAAKDQVPVKTPFKIDYEEDSEVSVSVSLPLKPKGSSSSDIAKQSEQESSVKEETETADAAEEEEEVDFWSQIGDEDDYQRPVRSYSRDMWSSREFSVDRQSVWSQDAEEDGEGASTDFWSAENGPTEASDMWNFGKREPSLPSAVQESSGDVGKVEKEEDNSKDSLDYWQKENERLVKDLYERRASEVVVGSERGVASSGGIAKDENNNKACVAQQNNKTAQSDRKTEDHSAEEEDGSDSESDNDSEEYETSNTSKEDSEAEQDVGEAVPKQGEATKQLKEEVTQGMGGSTATVSNDATKDDTSAGMIDKMERDKKLSVKERISLFETQAVPSLEVVTPNGRGTASTPTIGSRLRPLSRQRQFCEESEAEDDSGVTSDMSKHISEVETDSECFPEMRKMTRYQRAATHSRLFKLLQDESNNGDSDEEEEEEQEQEKETCKDKGNKREQKHGKHATDVAPTHEPTGPKPVQSVTNGRKVASEENGSIQNGIAVEGRRDRLTLPISHQSSSGNDSLSSSTSSASPVSGTLHNEKLAEELVQSLLMKKKGRLFRNLPLEKLHAAALKILQEDLESNGTISSTEDNMVTVDSTPALTPQEFKSEYPTSYADYYDTWCSDSMQPNGCHSDTGSDCGMVKMFRTVPEHQLALGKKDSRMGSNGHWSPRCPRVFSNKSVPRLMGVREGAELVEQSRGSRPPSRASSNRSPFTVMMPGAGQPYGTASPMDECPSRSAANRQFKLQ